One genomic region from Terasakiella sp. SH-1 encodes:
- a CDS encoding heme biosynthesis HemY N-terminal domain-containing protein: MFGRIVKYLLLLLVVVAIGVWFAEHPGKLAIEWQGLIVEMPIGLALLTALIVIAICALAYRIWVFVRKSPQTFVHFRHERRNHKGYEALTKGMVAVAAGETAEARKHAKKAHDLLDDPSLTMLLSAQAAQLDGDEEAAGEFFDEMSKTKGLEFLGLRGLMNQATARGDKEEALKLAKMAYKLKPKTEWLAQSLFELQIQRGDWAEAESILSTSIKHKLVESKDGARQKAALMVERASQAEREGQNDQAIKLLGQALKQDKELVPAALAQARLLGKANKRRKAVSLIEETWRKTPHPALYDLYQEMQGEPDALKRVNLAERLASQNRKHVESRIIIARAALEGQLWGEARDELKVLLVEAPSARVFAMMAELVETENGDLTGAREWLRKATEAAANPAWVCQECGHVSVDWSSVCSKCEGFDTQIWQTPQQAETTPPALDQGQVVEVEAVEAELVINKSTAAQ, encoded by the coding sequence ATGTTTGGACGTATTGTAAAATATCTTCTTCTTCTTTTGGTCGTTGTTGCCATTGGGGTTTGGTTTGCTGAACATCCGGGCAAACTCGCCATTGAATGGCAGGGGCTGATTGTTGAAATGCCCATTGGTCTGGCCCTGTTGACCGCGCTGATTGTGATTGCCATTTGTGCGCTGGCCTATCGGATTTGGGTGTTTGTGCGCAAAAGCCCGCAAACATTTGTGCATTTCCGCCATGAACGCCGCAACCACAAAGGCTACGAAGCCTTGACCAAAGGTATGGTCGCAGTGGCCGCTGGTGAAACGGCAGAAGCGCGCAAACATGCGAAAAAAGCCCATGATCTGTTGGATGATCCCAGCCTGACCATGTTGCTTTCTGCTCAAGCAGCTCAGCTTGATGGGGATGAAGAGGCTGCAGGTGAGTTTTTTGATGAAATGTCCAAAACCAAGGGGCTGGAATTTCTGGGCCTGCGTGGGCTGATGAACCAGGCCACAGCGCGTGGTGATAAGGAAGAAGCCCTAAAACTGGCGAAGATGGCCTATAAGCTGAAACCGAAAACCGAATGGTTGGCGCAAAGCCTGTTTGAATTGCAAATTCAGCGTGGCGATTGGGCGGAAGCTGAATCTATCCTGTCTACATCTATCAAACATAAACTGGTGGAGAGCAAGGATGGTGCGCGTCAAAAAGCAGCACTTATGGTGGAACGTGCCTCGCAGGCGGAACGTGAAGGTCAAAATGATCAGGCGATTAAACTGCTTGGTCAAGCGTTGAAACAGGATAAAGAGCTGGTGCCTGCCGCTCTTGCTCAGGCCCGTTTGTTGGGGAAAGCCAATAAACGCCGCAAGGCGGTTTCTTTGATTGAAGAAACCTGGCGCAAAACGCCGCACCCGGCTCTTTATGATTTGTACCAAGAGATGCAGGGCGAACCCGATGCGTTGAAGCGGGTGAATTTGGCGGAACGTCTGGCAAGTCAAAACCGCAAACATGTTGAAAGCCGGATCATCATTGCCCGTGCTGCGCTTGAAGGGCAGTTGTGGGGGGAAGCGCGTGACGAGTTGAAAGTTCTGTTGGTTGAAGCTCCCAGTGCACGGGTCTTTGCTATGATGGCGGAACTGGTGGAAACGGAAAATGGTGATTTGACTGGCGCACGTGAGTGGTTGCGCAAGGCGACCGAAGCGGCGGCCAATCCCGCATGGGTTTGTCAAGAATGCGGCCATGTGTCAGTTGATTGGTCTTCTGTTTGTTCAAAATGTGAAGGGTTTGATACGCAGATTTGGCAGACGCCACAACAAGCTGAAACGACACCCCCTGCTTTGGACCAAGGGCAGGTGGTTGAGGTCGAAGCTGTGGAAGCTGAACTGGTGATTAATAAATCAACGGCGGCGCAATAA
- a CDS encoding tRNA-dihydrouridine synthase family protein, with protein MTITLAPMEGVVDVHMRNMLTRITGYDLCVTEFVRVSQTVAPREWFLKYCPELLSNSQTPAGIPVHVQLMGGEADVMADNAAYVVHELGAIGVDLNFGCPAKTVNRHMAGAALLQWPEKLHDITAQVKQAIDGKAPLSAKMRLGFEDKSLALENAQAIEEAGAEKLTVHARTKLEGYKAPAHWEWLARIKEVIDIPLVANGEVWTPQDAQKCREVSGCEHIMIGRGAIARPSLAREIKGGEFALWPEMLGWLKLYCDMMIDTKRPKWGEGRMKQWIKLLGRTYPEAKALFDRIKPLRDPALIYTHVCEELGEVTHVA; from the coding sequence ATGACAATCACGCTGGCCCCGATGGAAGGGGTGGTTGATGTTCATATGCGCAATATGCTGACACGTATCACAGGTTATGACCTGTGCGTGACAGAATTTGTGCGTGTCTCCCAAACCGTGGCTCCGCGTGAATGGTTTTTAAAATATTGCCCGGAACTTTTAAGTAACAGCCAGACCCCTGCGGGTATTCCCGTTCATGTCCAGTTGATGGGGGGCGAAGCCGATGTGATGGCTGATAACGCTGCCTATGTGGTGCATGAACTTGGCGCGATTGGGGTGGATTTGAATTTCGGTTGTCCGGCAAAAACCGTGAACCGCCATATGGCGGGTGCTGCGCTCTTGCAATGGCCGGAAAAGCTTCATGATATTACAGCACAGGTCAAACAGGCTATTGATGGCAAGGCCCCACTAAGTGCCAAGATGCGCCTTGGGTTTGAAGATAAATCCCTTGCTCTTGAAAATGCACAAGCCATTGAAGAAGCTGGTGCTGAAAAACTCACGGTTCATGCGCGCACCAAACTGGAAGGCTATAAAGCCCCTGCCCATTGGGAATGGTTGGCTCGCATCAAGGAAGTCATTGATATTCCTTTGGTCGCCAATGGGGAGGTTTGGACGCCCCAAGATGCGCAAAAATGTCGTGAGGTCAGTGGCTGTGAGCATATCATGATTGGTCGCGGTGCCATTGCACGGCCCAGTCTTGCGCGTGAAATTAAAGGGGGCGAGTTTGCTCTCTGGCCGGAAATGCTTGGTTGGCTCAAGCTTTATTGCGACATGATGATTGATACCAAGCGCCCGAAATGGGGCGAAGGGCGTATGAAACAATGGATCAAGTTATTGGGGCGAACTTACCCAGAGGCCAAGGCCCTTTTTGATCGCATTAAGCCGTTGCGCGATCCAGCCTTGATTTATACCCATGTGTGTGAGGAATTGGGTGAGGTGACACATGTCGCCTAA
- a CDS encoding ABC transporter ATP-binding protein, which yields MSPKQHRLELKGLTKAFPACIANDHVNFNVEPGEIHALLGENGAGKSTLVKMIYGIMQPDEGEMIWEGQTVRIENPGMARKLGIGMVFQHFSLFDSMSVLENIALGINEKGPLKVLAKRIVDISNHYGLPLDPERPIHTLSVGERQRVEIVRCLLQDPSLIIMDEPTSVLTPQEVDKLFVTLRRLREEGRSILYISHKLEEIKALCDRATILRAGKVVGDCDPAKESARSMAQMMVGQEIKTPEKKEGVQTGDDCLVVNNLSMSSDDVFVADLDSISFSVKSGEIFGIAGVAGNGQNNLLSVLSGERLCPNDDAILIKGMAVAHLGPNKRRRLGLAFVPEERLGHGTVPEMSLADNTVLSGHGGVTELVQMGWLRFSKAQNLAQKIIQAFDVRSGGPKAEAKSLSGGNLQKFIIGRELLKNPTVLIVAQPTWGVDAGAAAAIHQALMDLRDQGCAILVVSQDLDELFAVSDRMAVISHGRLSPARPTHETTVEQVGLLMGGMFDQVDPWDQEAHP from the coding sequence ATGTCGCCTAAACAGCACCGTTTGGAATTAAAGGGCCTGACCAAGGCTTTTCCAGCCTGTATTGCGAATGATCATGTTAATTTTAATGTGGAACCCGGTGAAATTCATGCGCTTTTAGGGGAAAATGGCGCGGGCAAATCCACATTGGTTAAAATGATCTATGGGATCATGCAGCCCGATGAAGGGGAAATGATTTGGGAAGGTCAAACGGTTCGGATTGAAAATCCAGGGATGGCTCGTAAACTCGGGATTGGTATGGTTTTCCAGCATTTTTCCCTGTTTGATTCCATGTCAGTGCTGGAAAATATTGCTCTTGGCATTAATGAAAAAGGCCCCTTAAAGGTTCTTGCCAAACGAATTGTGGACATTTCCAATCATTATGGCCTGCCGCTGGATCCTGAACGCCCAATCCATACCTTGTCGGTTGGTGAACGCCAACGGGTCGAGATTGTGCGTTGCCTGTTGCAAGACCCCAGCTTGATTATTATGGATGAACCAACCTCGGTTTTGACCCCACAAGAAGTGGATAAGCTGTTTGTGACCTTGCGTCGCCTGCGTGAAGAGGGGCGTTCTATTCTCTATATTTCCCATAAGTTGGAAGAAATTAAGGCCCTGTGTGATCGTGCAACTATTTTGCGTGCTGGAAAGGTTGTAGGTGATTGTGACCCGGCCAAAGAAAGTGCGCGTTCCATGGCGCAGATGATGGTGGGCCAAGAGATCAAAACACCTGAGAAAAAAGAAGGTGTGCAGACAGGTGATGATTGCCTGGTGGTCAATAACTTGTCTATGTCTTCTGATGATGTATTTGTTGCAGATCTTGATTCGATTTCTTTTTCCGTCAAATCCGGTGAAATCTTTGGCATTGCCGGGGTGGCGGGCAATGGGCAGAATAACTTGCTTTCTGTACTGTCTGGGGAACGGTTGTGCCCCAATGATGATGCAATTTTGATCAAGGGCATGGCTGTGGCCCATTTAGGGCCGAATAAGCGTCGCCGCCTAGGATTGGCGTTCGTGCCGGAAGAACGCCTTGGTCATGGCACGGTGCCGGAAATGTCACTGGCAGATAATACGGTGCTGTCTGGACATGGTGGGGTGACCGAACTGGTGCAAATGGGCTGGCTGCGTTTTTCCAAGGCGCAGAATCTTGCCCAGAAAATTATTCAGGCGTTTGATGTCCGCAGTGGTGGACCAAAGGCAGAAGCAAAATCTCTTTCCGGCGGAAATTTACAAAAGTTTATCATTGGTCGCGAGCTGTTGAAAAATCCCACGGTTCTGATTGTGGCCCAGCCCACATGGGGGGTTGATGCGGGTGCTGCTGCGGCCATTCATCAGGCGCTGATGGATTTGCGCGATCAGGGATGCGCCATTTTGGTGGTGTCACAAGATTTGGATGAGCTTTTTGCGGTGAGCGATCGCATGGCGGTGATTTCCCATGGTCGTTTATCACCAGCCCGTCCCACCCATGAAACAACGGTTGAACAAGTAGGTTTGCTTATGGGCGGGATGTTTGATCAGGTTGATCCTTGGGATCAGGAGGCCCATCCATGA
- a CDS encoding ABC transporter permease, which yields MIRFEQRLAPSQVMIYGAPVLAVVLTLLAGGILFGALGYDPLQSMYLFFIKPISNTYGVSELLLKAVPLTLCAIGLAFGFRGNVWNIGAEGQLTMGAIAAGAIAVTWHDTTSSLILLIMILAGIMGGAAWAAIPAFLKTRFHANEILTSLMLTYVATLFLGYLVNGPLRDPEGFNFPESRMFGEAALLPLLVDASRLHVGALIALFIVIAAWLILSRTLIGFQVKVVGLTPMAAHYAGFSSKKVVWMGLLVGGALAGLAGMFEVAGPIGQLQPVISPGYGFTAIIVAFLGRLHPLGILCAALLIALSYLGGETVQMQLSLPLAVTGVFQGMLLFFLLACDVLINYRLVLGLKRKVA from the coding sequence ATGATCCGTTTTGAACAGCGTTTGGCTCCTTCTCAGGTTATGATCTATGGTGCACCTGTGTTGGCCGTTGTGCTCACATTATTGGCGGGGGGGATTCTTTTTGGGGCGTTAGGATACGATCCACTCCAGTCTATGTATTTATTTTTTATAAAACCAATTAGTAATACTTATGGCGTGTCTGAGTTGTTGTTAAAGGCTGTACCCCTGACGCTCTGCGCGATTGGGCTCGCTTTTGGCTTTCGGGGAAATGTGTGGAATATTGGGGCTGAGGGACAGCTGACTATGGGGGCAATTGCCGCAGGCGCAATTGCTGTAACCTGGCATGATACGACAAGTTCATTAATTTTGCTAATTATGATATTAGCAGGAATTATGGGAGGGGCGGCTTGGGCAGCGATCCCAGCCTTTTTAAAAACGCGTTTCCATGCCAATGAAATTCTGACCAGCCTGATGTTGACCTACGTTGCCACACTTTTTTTGGGATATTTGGTCAATGGGCCGTTACGTGATCCCGAAGGTTTTAATTTCCCCGAATCACGTATGTTCGGTGAGGCCGCTCTTTTACCGTTATTGGTTGACGCATCGCGGCTTCATGTTGGTGCCTTGATTGCCCTTTTTATTGTGATTGCTGCGTGGCTGATTTTAAGTCGGACCTTAATTGGTTTTCAGGTAAAAGTCGTTGGGTTGACACCCATGGCCGCGCATTATGCAGGTTTCAGCTCAAAAAAAGTTGTTTGGATGGGGCTGTTGGTTGGTGGTGCCTTGGCCGGATTGGCTGGCATGTTTGAGGTTGCCGGACCTATCGGTCAGCTCCAGCCTGTGATTTCCCCGGGCTATGGCTTTACGGCGATTATTGTTGCCTTTCTCGGGCGTCTTCATCCATTGGGGATTTTATGTGCAGCCTTGTTAATTGCACTTTCTTATCTGGGGGGGGAGACGGTGCAGATGCAATTGAGCCTGCCCTTGGCTGTAACCGGGGTATTCCAAGGCATGCTGTTATTTTTCCTACTTGCTTGTGATGTCTTGATCAATTACCGCCTGGTTCTGGGGCTGAAAAGGAAGGTCGCATGA
- a CDS encoding ABC transporter permease has translation MIGFELETLVAILLGVARGATPLVFAAIGELITEKAGVLNLGVEGMMLVGAVAGFIAVVATGSTGFGFVAAMLAGAALSSLFALLVLFLHTNQVASGLALTIFGIGLSAFFGLDYVGTPIKGLSGLYIPGLTDIPVIGPLLFGHDIMVYLSFVLVAGCIWFLNKSRWGLILRAVGESHHAAHAIGYPVIAIRFAAILFGGAMCGLAGAYISLIYTPMWAENMTAGRGWIALALVVFATWKPGRALIGAYLFGGVTILQLNVQSMGLDVSAHLMNMLPYLATILVLVLISRDETKIRLNAPACLGKPFQANG, from the coding sequence ATGATCGGGTTTGAGCTGGAAACACTGGTGGCGATTTTACTGGGGGTTGCCCGTGGGGCGACGCCGCTGGTTTTTGCTGCAATTGGCGAATTGATTACGGAAAAAGCTGGGGTCCTGAACCTTGGCGTTGAAGGGATGATGCTGGTAGGGGCTGTGGCCGGGTTTATTGCGGTTGTAGCCACCGGAAGTACAGGGTTTGGCTTTGTTGCGGCGATGTTGGCCGGGGCGGCTCTATCCAGTCTTTTTGCTTTGCTGGTTTTGTTTCTTCACACCAATCAGGTGGCCAGTGGCCTTGCCCTGACCATATTTGGTATCGGCCTGTCCGCCTTTTTTGGGCTGGATTATGTCGGAACACCGATTAAAGGGCTTTCTGGCCTTTATATCCCCGGCTTAACCGATATCCCCGTGATTGGGCCATTGCTGTTTGGTCATGACATTATGGTCTATCTGTCTTTTGTGTTGGTTGCGGGATGTATCTGGTTTTTAAATAAGTCCCGGTGGGGGCTGATTTTGCGCGCCGTTGGCGAATCGCATCATGCGGCCCATGCGATTGGCTATCCGGTGATTGCCATTCGTTTTGCCGCCATTTTGTTTGGTGGGGCCATGTGTGGACTGGCCGGGGCTTATATTTCCCTGATTTATACACCGATGTGGGCAGAAAATATGACAGCCGGGCGGGGCTGGATTGCATTGGCTTTGGTGGTTTTTGCCACATGGAAGCCGGGGCGGGCTTTAATCGGGGCTTATTTGTTTGGCGGGGTGACGATTTTGCAATTAAATGTGCAAAGCATGGGACTGGATGTTTCCGCCCACCTGATGAATATGTTACCTTACCTCGCAACCATCCTGGTATTGGTGCTGATTTCGCGTGATGAAACAAAAATTCGATTGAATGCACCTGCTTGTCTTGGCAAGCCTTTTCAGGCAAATGGATAA
- a CDS encoding BMP family ABC transporter substrate-binding protein: protein MRNFKAVMAAAAVSLTLAACGEGDAPKQQATEKAPAKKEVVEKKAAPAKPAGPAKVGFVYVSPVGDAGYTYQHDLGRKAIEEKFGDRVKVSFVESVAEGPDSERVIMKFAQEDYQAVFATSFGYMNPTLKVAKKFPNMAFEHATGYKRAANVNTYLARFYEGRYLVGLVAGKMTKSNVIGYVAAFPIPEVVRGINAFTRGIRTVNPDAQVRVIWTNSWFDPGKEREAADTLIGQGADVLNLHADSPAVIQAAEDAGIYAIGYNSDLSKFGPKAHLTASMTNWAPYYVKRVEEVLAGNWTGNRDTWDGLKEGMVQIAPFNAAVPADVQTMVEKAKADIIAGTLHPFAGPLKDNEGKERIAEGAVMSDGDMLGFNWYVEGVVGKLPN, encoded by the coding sequence ATGCGTAATTTCAAGGCTGTAATGGCAGCAGCGGCCGTTTCATTGACGCTGGCAGCTTGTGGGGAAGGCGATGCACCAAAACAGCAGGCCACAGAAAAAGCCCCAGCCAAAAAGGAAGTTGTTGAGAAAAAGGCAGCTCCGGCCAAACCGGCAGGCCCGGCAAAAGTTGGTTTTGTTTATGTCTCTCCGGTTGGGGATGCAGGCTATACCTATCAGCATGACCTAGGGCGCAAGGCCATTGAAGAAAAGTTTGGTGATCGTGTAAAGGTCAGCTTTGTTGAAAGTGTAGCAGAAGGCCCGGATTCAGAACGCGTGATCATGAAATTTGCGCAAGAAGATTATCAGGCTGTCTTCGCCACATCTTTTGGCTATATGAATCCGACTTTAAAAGTTGCCAAGAAATTCCCGAACATGGCCTTTGAACATGCCACGGGTTACAAACGCGCCGCCAACGTGAATACCTATCTCGCCCGTTTTTATGAAGGGCGTTATCTGGTTGGTTTGGTTGCTGGCAAAATGACCAAGTCCAATGTTATTGGATATGTCGCAGCCTTCCCGATTCCAGAAGTGGTCCGAGGCATTAATGCTTTTACCCGTGGGATTCGCACCGTGAACCCGGACGCACAAGTTCGTGTGATCTGGACAAACAGCTGGTTTGATCCGGGTAAGGAACGCGAAGCTGCGGATACATTGATTGGGCAAGGCGCAGATGTATTGAACCTGCATGCTGATAGCCCGGCTGTGATTCAGGCGGCAGAAGATGCCGGTATTTATGCGATCGGGTATAATTCTGATCTGTCCAAGTTTGGACCGAAGGCACATTTGACGGCCTCCATGACCAACTGGGCACCTTATTATGTGAAACGTGTGGAAGAAGTTCTGGCAGGTAACTGGACGGGGAATCGTGACACATGGGATGGGTTGAAAGAAGGAATGGTGCAGATTGCCCCGTTTAACGCGGCTGTTCCGGCTGATGTTCAGACCATGGTGGAAAAAGCCAAGGCTGATATTATCGCAGGCACACTTCACCCGTTTGCTGGCCCGCTTAAAGATAATGAGGGCAAGGAACGCATTGCAGAGGGGGCTGTGATGAGTGACGGTGATATGCTCGGCTTTAACTGGTATGTTGAAGGTGTGGTTGGTAAGTTGCCGAATTAA
- a CDS encoding DUF2202 domain-containing protein, giving the protein MSRSGFNPVSSFLIFVSALFFAGTSILVFDLFIGIPESNVKIPRPNSHPYRGASIMLTQQEATDLRFLREEEKLTADLYTALYEKWKLPFFHTAAQAQQAYSKELVTLLENYKIPDPSQGKTLGNFEDMHLHKMYADLMTDGEKSLKKALLVMGQVEEIKVEDLDLFLSHSAQTSLLGSYKNIQIDARNNLRSLTAELKKIGVSYTAQHLPHNKLNFIITSGHERIITPKMKHKPAATKPAEDNLLLDILGGGAH; this is encoded by the coding sequence ATGAGCAGATCCGGCTTTAATCCTGTCAGCAGTTTCCTTATTTTTGTCAGCGCCCTGTTCTTTGCAGGCACTTCCATTCTTGTTTTTGACCTTTTTATCGGTATTCCTGAAAGCAATGTGAAAATACCACGCCCCAATAGCCACCCTTATCGCGGGGCTTCCATTATGCTTACCCAGCAAGAAGCCACAGACTTACGTTTCTTGCGCGAAGAAGAAAAACTGACTGCTGACTTATACACAGCTCTTTATGAAAAATGGAAACTTCCCTTTTTTCACACAGCGGCCCAAGCCCAGCAGGCTTATTCCAAAGAACTCGTGACTTTGCTTGAGAACTATAAAATTCCCGATCCCTCACAGGGCAAAACACTGGGGAATTTTGAAGATATGCACTTACATAAAATGTATGCCGATTTAATGACCGATGGGGAAAAGTCGCTGAAAAAAGCCCTGTTGGTCATGGGGCAGGTTGAAGAAATTAAAGTGGAAGATCTGGACCTGTTTCTATCCCACTCTGCCCAGACCAGTCTTTTGGGCAGTTATAAAAATATCCAGATTGATGCTCGCAACAATCTGCGCAGCCTGACGGCTGAGCTAAAAAAAATCGGCGTCAGCTATACTGCGCAACATTTACCCCATAACAAGCTGAATTTCATTATCACAAGCGGGCATGAACGCATCATCACGCCCAAGATGAAACATAAGCCCGCCGCCACAAAGCCAGCAGAAGATAACCTTCTGCTCGATATCTTGGGCGGCGGGGCTCATTAA
- a CDS encoding hemerythrin family protein, which produces MFVIAMVKQSGNKDFEGFWEQQEASSYWSELCTKMDSKFKGDPIAEIQLFKADASSIADGIKQARKGQLDMLKSHRPANTKQLREVVRLTGEGLVDDAVLDAANKALYGMADQFLTLISKLVSELSDVVKGLAAGQSASDEHKNRLNEIAYEVKIQGGSFNFPLMSLVGAHLEKFLLKKAQEPMTDTHCVTVMEAYVSTLEYIITHKISGTGGDVGKKLLAQLQAVIKGESQSFELPKVEEKKPQASAPKVEEKAPAPKTEQPAAPAKAASPSAKASASAPAGQSAQAASKPAATPTAEAAPKPTTPKPATPEPGVQSQEALAAMFANASTHDSDDPDPSKVHTEDFEFKDTYKTGCTAMDEDHRYLLHLVKHLYLMNKEHASVFETDLILLMLESYSRVHFGREELLMEKIGDPDLEKHKANHEDMLERLLAVRDEKMATVDKNRQLKSVLKYKQIILEHIIFNDFGYKNMVKGKDDQISALLKDYEVPKSWLGDEV; this is translated from the coding sequence GTGTTTGTAATCGCAATGGTAAAGCAGTCTGGAAACAAAGACTTTGAAGGTTTTTGGGAACAGCAGGAAGCCTCGAGCTATTGGTCGGAGCTTTGCACAAAAATGGATTCCAAGTTCAAAGGAGATCCCATTGCAGAAATTCAGCTGTTTAAGGCCGATGCTTCTTCCATTGCCGATGGGATTAAACAGGCCCGCAAAGGGCAACTGGATATGTTGAAATCCCACCGTCCGGCCAACACAAAACAATTGCGTGAAGTTGTGCGCCTGACCGGGGAAGGGCTTGTGGATGATGCGGTGCTCGATGCAGCCAATAAGGCACTTTATGGGATGGCCGATCAGTTTTTGACGTTGATTTCAAAATTGGTCAGTGAATTGTCAGATGTGGTCAAAGGGTTGGCTGCTGGTCAAAGTGCCAGTGACGAACATAAGAACCGCCTGAATGAAATTGCCTATGAGGTTAAAATTCAGGGCGGCAGTTTTAACTTTCCCTTGATGTCTCTGGTTGGGGCGCATTTGGAAAAGTTCTTGTTAAAAAAAGCTCAGGAACCCATGACCGATACGCATTGTGTGACAGTCATGGAAGCGTATGTTTCCACACTTGAATATATTATTACCCATAAAATCAGCGGAACTGGTGGTGATGTTGGTAAGAAACTGTTGGCGCAGCTCCAAGCTGTGATTAAAGGGGAAAGCCAAAGCTTCGAACTGCCGAAGGTCGAAGAGAAAAAACCGCAAGCCTCTGCCCCGAAAGTGGAAGAAAAAGCGCCTGCACCAAAAACAGAACAACCAGCTGCCCCTGCAAAAGCAGCATCGCCATCGGCTAAAGCTTCTGCTTCTGCGCCAGCGGGGCAAAGCGCCCAAGCAGCAAGCAAACCCGCAGCCACACCAACAGCTGAAGCTGCGCCAAAGCCGACAACGCCAAAACCAGCAACACCAGAGCCCGGTGTTCAGTCTCAGGAAGCATTGGCGGCCATGTTTGCCAATGCCTCAACACACGATAGTGATGATCCAGACCCAAGCAAGGTCCATACGGAAGACTTTGAATTTAAAGATACATATAAAACAGGCTGTACAGCCATGGACGAGGACCACCGTTATCTCCTCCATCTGGTGAAGCACCTTTATTTGATGAATAAAGAACATGCCAGTGTGTTTGAAACGGATTTGATTTTGTTGATGCTGGAAAGCTACAGCCGCGTTCACTTTGGCCGTGAAGAATTGCTGATGGAAAAGATCGGGGACCCGGATCTTGAAAAGCACAAGGCAAATCACGAAGATATGCTGGAACGCTTGCTGGCTGTGCGCGATGAAAAAATGGCAACGGTTGATAAGAATCGCCAGCTGAAAAGTGTCTTGAAATATAAGCAGATTATTCTAGAACATATCATCTTTAATGACTTTGGTTATAAAAACATGGTTAAAGGCAAGGATGATCAGATCAGTGCCTTGTTGAAAGATTATGAAGTTCCTAAATCCTGGCTGGGAGATGAAGTATGA
- a CDS encoding response regulator, protein MSDLQAFGLQDLNVLIVEKDRWGSNLVETLLKAMGVEKIRVAFTEVDAVGIIKHENPDIVIMEYMLSQNTTLDLVKRLRSAAFEPYQYSNIIMLTGRADMSTVAAARDAGVNEFLAKPFNAHTLYSRICSMIIHPRPFIDCKSYKGPERRRRNYRVEHERRKNNT, encoded by the coding sequence ATGAGTGATCTCCAGGCGTTTGGTCTGCAAGACCTGAATGTTTTGATTGTTGAAAAGGACCGCTGGGGCTCCAACCTGGTGGAAACTTTGTTGAAAGCCATGGGGGTGGAAAAAATCCGTGTGGCCTTTACCGAGGTGGATGCGGTTGGGATTATCAAGCATGAGAATCCTGATATCGTGATTATGGAATATATGCTTTCGCAGAATACCACACTGGATTTGGTGAAGCGTTTGCGTTCGGCTGCTTTTGAACCTTATCAATATTCCAACATTATCATGTTGACGGGTCGGGCGGATATGTCAACGGTGGCAGCAGCCCGTGATGCGGGGGTTAATGAATTTTTGGCCAAGCCTTTTAATGCCCATACCTTATATTCACGAATTTGTTCGATGATTATCCATCCACGTCCTTTTATTGATTGTAAAAGTTACAAGGGGCCGGAGCGTCGTCGTCGCAATTACCGTGTTGAACACGAACGCCGAAAAAATAACACATAA
- a CDS encoding response regulator, translating to MSLRPKLNGLKTCKKIRLEWEQLTCPILFFTSQASSETIRDIRQMGGDDYINKSLPPNVLAERVLHWAEKTHQAAQ from the coding sequence ATGAGTTTACGCCCTAAATTAAACGGACTAAAAACCTGTAAGAAAATCAGGCTGGAATGGGAGCAGCTGACCTGCCCCATTCTGTTTTTCACATCGCAGGCTTCCAGCGAGACAATCCGGGATATCCGCCAAATGGGTGGAGATGACTATATTAATAAGTCACTTCCCCCCAATGTCTTAGCTGAACGCGTACTTCACTGGGCCGAAAAAACACATCAAGCCGCACAGTAA
- a CDS encoding response regulator, with protein sequence MNNFDRNSHHIFIADDSETVRKMVSYVLGKAGYQVSCFEDGGELLTALRNLRGAPLPSVIILDYNMPNVDGFAACYQIKRNMAEIKTPIVFFTSMDHLENSALEAGADEFIIKPFQPEALLERIDYWAQHDTQWSIEQRHPPDDDRPLVMFADDSAHFRKMATLVIESAGFNVEAYEDGLELICNLEGKTPKVIVLDMEMPRA encoded by the coding sequence ATGAATAATTTTGATCGTAATTCACATCATATCTTTATCGCAGACGATAGTGAGACTGTACGTAAAATGGTTTCCTATGTTCTGGGAAAAGCGGGTTATCAAGTCAGCTGCTTTGAAGATGGTGGGGAACTTCTAACCGCTCTTCGCAATTTGAGAGGTGCTCCTCTCCCCTCTGTCATTATTCTAGATTACAATATGCCCAATGTGGATGGGTTTGCCGCCTGTTATCAGATCAAACGCAATATGGCTGAGATCAAAACCCCGATTGTCTTTTTCACATCCATGGATCATCTGGAAAACAGTGCTCTGGAAGCTGGTGCTGATGAATTCATCATCAAACCTTTTCAGCCAGAAGCTTTGCTTGAACGTATTGATTACTGGGCACAACATGATACCCAATGGTCAATTGAACAGCGTCACCCCCCAGATGACGACAGACCTCTTGTCATGTTCGCAGATGACAGCGCACATTTTCGCAAAATGGCCACCCTTGTGATAGAAAGCGCCGGATTTAACGTAGAAGCCTATGAAGATGGGCTTGAACTAATCTGTAATCTGGAAGGAAAAACCCCAAAAGTCATTGTCCTTGATATGGAAATGCCTAGGGCGTAA